A window of the Miscanthus floridulus cultivar M001 chromosome 14, ASM1932011v1, whole genome shotgun sequence genome harbors these coding sequences:
- the LOC136506064 gene encoding dirigent protein 22-like, translated as MATAVPALLLTLLLVVVVAAGGEKETHIKVYWHDVVSGPNPTAVQVARAAVTNTSKTGFGAVVVIDDPLTEGPDLRSSKPLGRAQGTYISAGKDEVSLFMNMNFVFQAGSKYNGSTVAIMGRNAVFNAVREMAVVGGTGVFRMARGYAQARTHTLDLNTGDATVEYNLYIKH; from the coding sequence ATGGCCACCGCCGTGCCCGCGCTCCTCCTGACCCTCCTCCTGGTAGTGGTGGTCGCCGCTGGTGGCGAGAAGGAGACGCACATCAAGGTGTACTGGCACGACGTGGTGAGCGGGCCGAACCCGACGGCGGTGCAGGTGGCGCGCGCGGCGGTGACCAACACCTCCAAGACGGGCTTCGGCGCCGTCGTGGTGATCGACGACCCGCTCACCGAGGGGCCCGACCTCAGGTCCTCCAAGCCCCTGGGCCGCGCGCAGGGCACCTACATCAGCGCCGGCAAGGACGAGGTGTCCCTGTTCATGAACATGAACTTCGTGTTCCAGGCCGGCAGCAAGTACAACGGCAGCACCGTCGCCATCATGGGCCGGAACGCGGTGTTCAACGCCGTCCGGGAGATGGCCGTCGTGGGCGGCACCGGCGTGTTCAGGATGGCGCGCGGGTACGCGCAGGCACGGACGCACACCCTCGACCTCAACACCGGCGACGCCACCGTCGAGTACAACCTCTACATCAAGCACTGA
- the LOC136503234 gene encoding putative receptor protein kinase ZmPK1: MVTDHFRNFTYKELREATKNFKDELGHGRYGSVYKGSWQENNQRVVAVKKLGDVKQGEDEFQTEVSVIGRIYHMNLVRVRGVCSERKHRLLVVEYVDNESLAMFLFGNQGLLQWDQRYKIAVGVAKGLAYLHHECSDWIVHCDLKPENILLDQDFEPKISDFGVAKLLQRDQTDPNRFLGPEAMLLQNGPPTFP; encoded by the coding sequence ATGGTAACAGATCATTTCCGCAACTTTACCTACAAGGAGCTGAGGGAGGCTACTAAGAATTTCAAGGATGAGCTTGGTCATGGGAGGTATGGCTCTGTGTACAAGGGTTCATGGCAAGAAAACAATCAACGCGTAGTCGCTGTCAAGAAGCTCGGAGATGTGAAGCAAGGAGAAGATGAGTTCCAGACAGAGGTCAGTGTGATTGGGCGAATCTACCATATGAATCTGGTGAGAGTAAGGGGTGTATGTTCAGAACGGAAGCATCGGTTGCTGGTCGTAGAGTATGTTGATAATGAATCACTGGCAATGTTCTTGTTTGGCAACCAGGGACTACTGCAATGGGATCAGAGGTACAAGATTGCAGTTGGCGTGGCCAAAGGGTTGGCCTACCTTCACCATGAGTGCTCGGATTGGATCGTCCACTGTGACCTTAAACCTGAGAACATACTCCTGGACCAGGATTTTGAGCCCAAGATCAGTGACTTTGGGGTTGCAAAGCTGCTACAGAGAGATCAAACTGATCCAAACAGGTTCTTGGGACCAGAGGCTATGCTGCTCCAGAATGGGCCTCCAACATTCCCATAA